One Pochonia chlamydosporia 170 chromosome 5, whole genome shotgun sequence DNA segment encodes these proteins:
- a CDS encoding NAD(P)-binding domain-containing protein (similar to Metarhizium robertsii ARSEF 23 XP_007820621.1): MASADQLQNVRPMFELRNQNYIVTGGAQGIGFACTRAICEMGGNVAVFDVQEKPVEEFSTLGKTFGVKTIYIQMDVTKEESIKTAFDKALNEFGTIDGCVPAAGIAIDKPFLEQTWDEFTKIQDINVRGTFFVAQLTARQIKKQGTKGSMVLIASQSAHIALPGYRMAAYNASKGAILMLSKALAVELAPHGIRVNTISPGFVDSEMTRTVRESKSSKREGEQMWLAPPNQRLSTQNDLTGAVVYLLSDAARHTTAADIQITGGLHAGTIDGLISYEE, encoded by the exons ATGGCATCCGCAGACCAACTACAGAATGTCCGCCCCATGTTTGAGCTGCGCAACCAGAACTACATTGTCACTGGAGGCGCTCAGGGCATCGGTTTCGCGTGTACACGCGCGATTTGCGAAATGGGCGGCAATGTAGCGGTTTTTGACGTCCAAGAAAAGCCGGTGGAGGAGTTCTCAACATTGGGTAAGACATTCGGCGTTAAGACCATCTACATACAGATGGACGTTACAAAGGAGGAGAGTATTAAAACGGCATTTGACAAAGCGCTCAATGAGTTTGGAACCATTGATGGATGTGTCCCAGCAGCAGGaattgccattgacaagccGTTCCTTGAACAGACGTGGGATGAATTTACGAAAATTCAGGATATTAAT GTGCGAGGCACTTTCTTCGTCGCCCAGCTTACAGCCCGACAGATTAAGAAGCAAGGCACCAAAGGCAGCATGGTTCTGATTGCCTCGCAGTCCGCACACATTGCTTTACCGGGCTATCGCATGGCTGCGTACAATGCTTCCAAGGGTGCCATTTTGATGCTTTCCAAAGCGTTGGCGGTTGAGTTGGCCCCTCACGGCATCAGAGTCAACACAATTAGCCCGGGGTTTGTAGATTCTGAGATGACGCGTACGGTGAGAGAgtccaagagcagcaagagagAGGGAGAGCAGATGTGGTTGGCTCCCCCTAACCAGAGGCTCAGTACACAAAATGATTTGACGGGCGCCGTTGTCTATTTGTTGAGTGACGCGGCGAGACATACAACTGCGGCGGATATTCAGATTACTGGGGGATTGCATGCTGGCACGATTGATGGGTTGATTAGCTACGAGGAATAG
- a CDS encoding dimethylaniline monooxygenase (similar to Talaromyces marneffei ATCC 18224 XP_002152940.1), producing MFVKQDYDLVVIGAGWYGLAAARTYIELHPKENVVVLEADSSCGGTWSKDRLYPGLKSNNLYGSYEYPDFPMLEEVYGVKAGQHVPAAVLHRYLTDFAKKFGVFERTRFNTRVDALEATTQKTWSIHTSPSKSNTDPGATPEILHAKKVIIASGLTSQPNIPQYPGQDTFKSTFFHAKEFCDRSDTVKSAKKAVVIGGGKSALDCAYAFATDGGNAHVDLIIRPTGQGPVWLCPPYVTPFKRVTEELLNTRLLSWFSPCPWGGEDGFSIARGFLHGTAIGRFLTQIFWKVLSADVIGLNGYNNHPEVFKLKPWQSVLWTGSGVGIHNYPTNFFDLVKEGKIKVHIADISEVGGRSVHLSDGNVLTDVDVVVCATGWKKESSIKFINFQPQSSIANLPEEKKEALTTAADNSILSSFPILRDQPTLRSTPKKTEPFRNYRFIVPVDHVSNCNIAYAGMVSTVSTTMFANAQALWISAFFDGKLHREPKDQAEVTQEVMLHTQFGKWRYPCGYGAELPDFAFDSVPYVDLLLNDLGLKTHRKKTELMEMTEPYKPRDYKGLIDEWVEAQEA from the exons ATGTTTGTAAAGCAAGATTATGATCTCGTTGTAATAGGAGCAG GTTGGTATGGCCTCGCCGCCGCAAGGACATACATTGAGCTGCATCCAAAAGAAAATGTTGTTGTTCTAGAAGCAGATTCCAGTTGTGGAGGAACATGGTCGAAAGACAGACTCTACCCAGGCTTGAAGTCGAACAATCTGTATGGCTCGTATGAGTACCCAGATTTCCCCATGTTAGAAGAAGTGTACGGTGTCAAGGCCGGGCAGCATGTTCCTGCGGCTGTGCTACATCGCTACCTGACAGATTTTGCCAAGAAGTTTGGAGTATTTGAGAGGACGAGGTTCAATACGCGAGTAGATGCACTCGAGGCGACAACTcaaaagacatggagcatacacacatcaccatccaagTCTAACACCGACCCTGGCGCTACCCCAGAAATACTCCATGCCAAAAAAGTCATCATTGCATCGGGGTTGACATCTCAGCCGAACATTCCTCAATACCCAGGACAAGACACATTCAAGTCTACTTTTTTCCATGCGAAGGAATTCTGCGACAGAAGTGATACAGTCAAatctgccaagaaggctgtgGTTATCGGCGGAGGCAAATCTGCGCTCGACTGCGCATACGCCTTTGCCACGGACGGTGGGAATGCACACGTTGACCTCATCATTCGTCCAACAGGACAAGGTCCTGTGTGGCTTTGCCCACCGTACGTGACGCCGTTCAAGAGAGTCACGGAAGAGCTACTCAACACCCGACTGCTTTCGTGGttcagtccatgtccttggGGCGGGGAAGACGGCTTTTCTATTGCGCGAGGATTCTTGCATGGAACAGCCATCGGCCGGTTCCTTACACAGATCTTCTGGAAAGTTTTGAGTGCTGATGTAATCGGTCTAAACGGGTACAATAACCATCCAGAAGTATTTAAGCTAAAACCGTGGCAAAGTGTCCTGTGGACAGGAAGCGGCGTTGGCATCCACAACTACCCGACTAACTTCTTTGACCTcgtcaaggagggcaagaTTAAAGTACACATCGCCGACATCTCCGAGGTAGGAGGCAGAAGTGTCCACCTCTCAGACGGCAACGTCTTGACGGATGTGGACGTAGTCGTCTGTGCTACCGGCTGGAAGAAGGAATCCAGcatcaagttcatcaacTTTCAACCACAGtcatccatcgccaacctcccagaagaaaagaaagaagctcTTACAACTGCAGCTGATAACTCCATTCTGTCCTCGTTTCCCATTCTCAGAGACCAACCCACCCTACGAAGCACTCCTAAGAAGACTGAGCCATTCCGCAACTACCGTTTCATAGTGCCAGTAGACCACGTCTCCAACTGCAACATCGCATACGCGGGCATGGTTTCAACCGTCAGCACCACTATGTTTGCCAACGCTCAGGCATTGTGGATATCGGCCTTCTTCGACGGCAAGCTACACCGTGAGCCGAAGGACCAGGCCGAGGTGACGCAGGAGGTGATGCTGCACACGCAATTTGGCAAGTGGCGATACCCCTGTGGCTACGGCGCTGAGCTGCCTGATTTTGCGTTCGATTCTGTTCCGTATGTGGACTTGCTGTTGAATGATTTGGGGTTGAAGACTCATCGGAAGAAGacggagttgatggagatgacTGAGCCGTATAAACCGCGTGATTATAAGGGTCTGATTGATGAGTGGGTTGAAGCGCAGGAAGCTTGA
- a CDS encoding lea domain-containing protein (similar to Metarhizium robertsii ARSEF 23 XP_007820623.1), whose protein sequence is MFNDISKPPPPLPSPKLAELDSGIHILNPLSRRGDGPGIILLTLDYADQLTITNGVPSPIMKWAEEGYVVVEVQQSALERDCGKAIAVAIKAIAAHDKCNSSKVGLVGKDVSMFFVPVVFFSIEQSLTKCAAYKPEVWNRVVPVLHQFEQIVGAVVYSHSGFKDELATPSIPVLQHIAGKASGPSKRSDALTVYHYSSVAPEFAVPFQPDFHYNSESLSHTRNLKFLKPLMDGPYFDLETIWDEHTYYEFADRSVEHTMSTMVAEPYVNHVPTLTGGIGRERLTTFYRDNFIFNNSADTDLELISRTVGIDRVIDEFIFKTTHDQEVDWLLPGVPPTNRKLEIPFTAVVNIRGDRLYHEHISWDQGTALRQLGLLPEYLPFPYALPDGRTPAPGKKFEYKVPVLGLETVEKMRDKNSVESNELFGGKIREF, encoded by the exons ATGTTCAACGATATTTCTAAACCTCCCCCTCCGCTGCCATCACCAAAGTTAGCAGAGTTGGACAGCGGCATTCATATTCTCAATCCATTGTCCAGACGTGGTGATGGGCCTGGTATTATCCTCCTTACCCTGGACTATGCGGATCAATTGACAATTACGAATGGCGTCCCTTCACCAATCATGAAATGGGCGGAGGAAGGATACGTTGTCGTTGAGGTCCAACAGTCGGCTTTGGAACGAGATTGTGGGAAGGCTATTGCCGTTGCCATCAAGGCGATTGCAGCTCACGACAAGTGCAATTCCTCCAAAGTCGGACTTGTCGGTAAGGATGTCTCTATGTTCTTCGTACCAGtggttttcttttccattGAGCAATCTCTAACAAAGTGCGCAGCGTACAAGCCAGAGGTATGGAATCGCGTAGTGCCAGTACTACATCAATTCGAGCAAATTGTCGGCGCAGTTGTTTACAGCCACAGCGGCTTCAAAGACGAACTGGCGACACCATCAATCCCAGTTCTGCAACACATCGCAGGCAAAGCGTCTGGACCCTCGAAAAGATCAGACGCTCTAACAGTGTACCACTATTCTTCGGTCGCACCAGAGTTTGCGGTGCCgttccaaccagactttCATTACAACTCAGAGTCTCTCTCGCACACACGGAATCTCAAGTTTCTGAAACCGCTGATGGACGGGCCGTATTTTGATCTGGAAACGATCTGGGACGAGCACACATACTACGAGTTTGCGGATCGATCAGTGGAGCATACGATGAGCACCATGGTCGCTGAGCCATATGTCAATCATGTTCCGACA TTGACTGGTGGTATTGGCCGCGAACGTCTGACGACCTTTTACCGAGACAACTTCATCTTTAATAACTCCGCTGATACTGATTTGGAGCTGATCAGCCGTACGGTGGGCATTGACCGCGTTATTGACGAGTTCATATTCAAGACGACGCACGATCAGGAAGTCGACTGGCT GCTTCCCGGCGTTCCGCCCACTAATCGCAAGCTCGAGATTCCGTTCACCGCGGTCGTAAACATCCGTGGAGACAGGTTATACCATGAACATATCTCTTGGGACCAAGGTACAGCACTCAGACAGCTTGGTCTGCTGCCGGAGTATCTACCGTTTCCGTACGCTCTCCCCGATGGAAGGACGCCAGCACCAGGCAAGAAGTTTGAGTACAAGGTTCCCGTGCTTGGACTGGAAACTGTCGAGAAGATGCGGGATAAGAACTCGGTAGAATCGAATGAGTTGTTTGGAGGCAAGATACGGGAATTTTAG